A genome region from Geminicoccus roseus DSM 18922 includes the following:
- a CDS encoding IclR family transcriptional regulator → MDKTPRYTAPALEKGLDIIELLARTRVPMTMTEIGARLGRSKNEIFRNLRILEERGYLERRDGGDRFRLTNRLFEMGMSNPPVANLIEAAYPVMAETARTISQSIHLAVASRDQMVVVARAESPGEVGFTVPIGHRRILSEASSGRVLLAFQHPPIQDQWIELVRAALGEAELDEAALRARLAEIRDQGCEVADSATVLGVKDIGFPIFAPGGEAMAAITAPFVHRRSGRDDLQVGIAALRLAAHRINMALAAPRRSI, encoded by the coding sequence ATGGACAAGACCCCGCGCTACACCGCACCTGCACTCGAGAAAGGGCTCGACATCATCGAGCTCCTGGCGCGTACCCGTGTGCCGATGACCATGACCGAGATCGGCGCGCGGCTCGGCCGCTCCAAGAACGAGATCTTCCGCAACCTGCGGATCCTGGAGGAGCGGGGCTATCTGGAGCGCAGGGATGGAGGGGACCGGTTTCGCCTGACCAACAGGCTGTTCGAGATGGGGATGAGCAACCCGCCGGTAGCCAACCTCATCGAGGCTGCCTACCCGGTCATGGCCGAAACTGCGCGGACGATCAGCCAGTCGATCCACTTGGCCGTGGCCAGCCGGGACCAGATGGTCGTGGTCGCTCGGGCGGAAAGCCCTGGCGAGGTTGGTTTCACGGTCCCGATCGGCCATCGCCGGATCCTGTCGGAGGCCTCCTCAGGACGGGTTCTGCTGGCATTCCAGCATCCGCCCATTCAGGACCAGTGGATCGAGCTGGTCCGGGCCGCACTCGGAGAAGCGGAACTGGACGAGGCGGCTCTTCGCGCCCGTCTGGCGGAGATCAGGGACCAGGGCTGCGAGGTCGCCGACAGCGCCACCGTGCTGGGCGTCAAGGATATCGGCTTTCCGATCTTCGCTCCGGGTGGCGAAGCCATGGCGGCGATCACCGCTCCATTCGTGCATCGCCGCAGCGGGCGCGACGATCTCCAGGTGGGAATTGCGGCCCTGCGCCTGGCAGCGCATCGCATCAATATGGCCCTTGCTGCCCCTCGACGCAGCATCTGA
- a CDS encoding tripartite tricarboxylate transporter TctB family protein gives MSPRERLAAASPELVAGLVTLVIGGLFIAEARGLPPPFFEPIGSAAVPRATAWIVVALSIAMMAKAVLIGTSRKIHFETRADVWRTIAFAALVIAYVVGLALTRIGFASLTIAFLTIAIPLLGGFSRRMFLQALALGVVLGFALQYLFTRVLVTDLP, from the coding sequence GTGAGCCCGAGGGAAAGACTGGCGGCCGCCTCACCCGAGCTGGTCGCGGGCCTTGTGACGCTCGTGATCGGCGGTCTGTTCATCGCGGAGGCGCGGGGTCTTCCCCCGCCCTTCTTCGAGCCGATCGGTTCGGCGGCGGTACCGCGGGCCACGGCATGGATCGTCGTGGCCCTTTCCATCGCCATGATGGCGAAAGCCGTCCTGATCGGGACCAGCCGGAAGATCCATTTCGAAACCCGTGCAGACGTCTGGCGGACGATCGCGTTCGCCGCGCTCGTGATCGCCTATGTGGTCGGACTGGCCCTAACCCGGATCGGCTTCGCTTCGCTCACCATCGCCTTTCTGACCATCGCGATCCCGCTGCTGGGCGGTTTCTCGCGGCGGATGTTCCTGCAGGCGCTGGCCCTTGGCGTCGTGCTGGGATTTGCCCTCCAGTATCTCTTCACCCGCGTCCTGGTCACCGACCTGCCCTGA
- a CDS encoding sulfatase-like hydrolase/transferase, giving the protein MTRRPNLLFIMSDQHAQRIAGCYGDSVVETPNIDRLAKSGVVFDNAYCPSPICLPARMSALSARYPVRQNCWTNTDYLASDIPTMAHALGAGGYRPVLVGRMHALGPDQLHGYVRREVGDHSPNWAGIPRHDMGPLANTNDPYRVSLERSGEGQSAYERKDVDVTAAAIAALEEVAARRAKGDAEPFALTVGYMLPHPPYVARAQDYRRYEGRVPLPAIPAPSPEVEHPWIAWWRDNRDIREVSPEDALRARTAYYALTSRLDGMVGEILARLDELGLRDDTLIVYTSDHGDHVGDRGLWWKHTLYDESVKVPLVLSWPGRLPQNERRSAVVNLIDLAPTVLEALGAPALPNADGRSFLAVARDAGAPWIDETFAEYCTDAAPAWTGGQATRHRMIRSGHYKLNYYDGMAPQLFDLDEDPLEQNDLAASPAHTSVRHALLGRLLADWDPVEIDRIMTRRVQDKELLAGWARSVGPRSEHLWEMRPEDNYLGLAGDEEE; this is encoded by the coding sequence ATGACCCGCCGTCCCAATCTCCTGTTCATCATGTCGGACCAGCACGCGCAGCGCATTGCCGGATGCTACGGGGACAGCGTGGTCGAGACGCCCAACATCGACCGGTTGGCGAAGTCGGGTGTCGTGTTCGACAATGCCTACTGCCCCTCGCCCATCTGCCTGCCGGCACGGATGTCGGCGCTCTCCGCGCGCTACCCGGTCCGCCAGAACTGCTGGACCAACACCGACTACCTGGCTTCCGACATCCCCACGATGGCGCATGCTCTTGGAGCCGGAGGCTACCGGCCGGTGCTGGTCGGCCGCATGCATGCGCTCGGGCCGGACCAGCTCCATGGTTATGTCCGCCGCGAGGTCGGTGACCATAGCCCGAACTGGGCCGGGATCCCGCGGCACGACATGGGACCGCTCGCGAACACCAATGATCCCTACCGGGTGAGCCTGGAGCGCTCCGGCGAAGGCCAGAGCGCCTATGAGCGCAAGGATGTCGACGTGACCGCGGCGGCAATCGCTGCCCTGGAAGAGGTCGCAGCCAGGCGCGCGAAAGGCGATGCCGAGCCCTTCGCGCTCACGGTCGGCTACATGCTGCCCCATCCTCCCTATGTCGCGCGCGCGCAGGACTACCGGCGCTATGAGGGGCGGGTGCCGCTGCCCGCGATCCCGGCGCCGTCCCCCGAGGTCGAGCATCCCTGGATCGCCTGGTGGCGGGACAACCGGGACATCCGCGAGGTATCGCCGGAAGACGCCTTGCGCGCCCGCACCGCCTATTATGCGCTGACCTCGCGCCTGGACGGGATGGTTGGCGAGATCCTGGCGCGGCTGGACGAACTCGGCCTCCGCGACGACACCCTCATCGTCTATACCTCAGACCATGGCGATCATGTCGGCGACCGGGGGCTATGGTGGAAGCACACGCTCTATGACGAGAGCGTCAAGGTCCCGCTGGTGCTCTCCTGGCCCGGGCGACTGCCGCAGAACGAACGGCGTTCGGCGGTGGTCAACCTGATCGACCTGGCGCCCACCGTCCTGGAAGCGTTGGGCGCACCCGCCCTGCCGAATGCCGACGGGCGCAGCTTCCTGGCGGTCGCCCGAGACGCCGGTGCACCGTGGATTGACGAGACCTTCGCCGAATACTGCACCGATGCGGCGCCTGCCTGGACCGGCGGACAGGCCACCCGCCACCGCATGATCCGAAGCGGTCACTACAAGCTCAACTACTATGACGGGATGGCGCCGCAGCTCTTCGATCTCGACGAGGATCCGCTGGAGCAGAACGACTTGGCTGCCTCGCCGGCGCACACTTCCGTGCGCCACGCTCTCCTTGGCCGGCTGCTTGCGGACTGGGATCCGGTCGAGATCGACCGGATCATGACCAGGCGGGTGCAGGACAAGGAACTGCTCGCCGGCTGGGCTCGTTCGGTCGGCCCCCGGAGCGAGCACCTCTGGGAGATGCGGCCGGAGGACAACTATCTGGGGCTTGCCGGCGACGAGGAGGAGTAG
- a CDS encoding mandelate racemase/muconate lactonizing enzyme family protein, which produces MKIKDIHVRAFEKPLDGTARNPRYRWTVKRTLLVLVETENGIVGSGETWVDGGSPGSLTAFIEEDLKPVLLGEDALMPERHFKKALDLTAVSTRRSQTFAAMSAIDIALWDIKGQAAREPLWRMLGGHDPQVLPYASGGLYKNGQSADAFAEEYAAYAKQGFQAVKIKVGGASLAVDLERVAKLRAALGPGPRLMVDAVSNYDVPTAVKFAKAAAPHDIYWFEQPLPVEDIDGLVRIQVQGGIPLCGLENEYGLATFRRLMETDAVHFVQFDPVISGGITHGRKIAAMAEAFFKPVTLHHSNSIVSMMANIHLAAAVPNADSIEYHVFHQPLFDQAPPHTFDLTNGRLTAPEKSGLGIDLSHLIR; this is translated from the coding sequence ATGAAGATCAAGGACATTCATGTCCGCGCCTTCGAGAAGCCACTGGACGGTACCGCCCGCAACCCGCGCTACCGCTGGACCGTGAAGCGTACCCTTCTGGTTCTGGTCGAAACCGAGAACGGGATCGTCGGCTCCGGGGAAACCTGGGTGGATGGCGGCAGCCCTGGTTCGCTCACCGCCTTCATCGAGGAGGATCTGAAGCCCGTCCTGCTCGGCGAGGACGCGCTGATGCCCGAGCGCCATTTCAAGAAGGCGCTGGACCTGACCGCCGTTTCCACCCGGCGCAGCCAGACCTTCGCCGCGATGAGCGCCATCGACATCGCCTTGTGGGACATCAAGGGCCAGGCGGCCAGGGAACCTCTCTGGCGCATGCTGGGCGGCCACGACCCGCAGGTGCTGCCCTACGCAAGCGGCGGCCTCTACAAGAACGGCCAGAGCGCCGACGCCTTCGCCGAGGAGTACGCTGCTTATGCAAAGCAGGGCTTCCAGGCGGTGAAGATCAAGGTCGGCGGCGCCTCGCTGGCGGTCGACCTGGAACGGGTCGCCAAGCTCCGCGCAGCCCTCGGACCTGGGCCGCGCCTGATGGTCGATGCCGTCTCCAATTACGACGTGCCGACTGCGGTAAAGTTCGCCAAGGCCGCCGCACCGCATGACATCTACTGGTTCGAGCAGCCGCTTCCGGTCGAGGACATCGACGGGCTGGTCCGTATCCAGGTGCAGGGCGGGATCCCCCTCTGCGGCCTGGAGAACGAGTACGGCCTGGCGACCTTCCGCCGGTTGATGGAGACCGACGCCGTCCACTTCGTCCAGTTCGATCCGGTGATCTCCGGCGGCATCACGCATGGACGGAAGATCGCCGCGATGGCGGAAGCGTTCTTCAAGCCCGTGACGCTGCACCATTCCAATTCGATCGTGTCCATGATGGCGAACATCCATCTGGCCGCCGCGGTGCCGAATGCCGACAGCATCGAGTACCACGTGTTTCACCAGCCTCTCTTCGACCAGGCGCCACCGCATACCTTTGATCTGACCAACGGCCGCCTCACGGCGCCGGAGAAGTCGGGACTGGGGATCGACCTGTCGCACCTGATCAGATAG
- a CDS encoding Bug family tripartite tricarboxylate transporter substrate binding protein, whose product MHRRLLGALLCTGALFGLSPATADAAWPEKPVEVIVPFGPGGSSDLLARLVQQSALENELIPQPITVINQKGHFSVGATQVKNAEPDGYTFLVLHIALLAGEVIDPGKGLSYRDFEPVALTGGFCLYPVVPDNSKYQSLDELMADAQENPNSILLGVNIGAINHMAGVMLEQTRPGAKFRFVQIGGGAENYAALKGEQTQVAVLSDSEYQNFKSGGVRALGYTGPERSTGSPDVPTVRELGYEFDFCVDSYWFAPKGTPAEAVEGMADMLEKAMATDTVKQGMERLNLSTNYMRGEEFEARLNETFERIEPVAEAARPQQ is encoded by the coding sequence ATGCATCGTCGTCTACTTGGCGCCCTCCTCTGCACGGGTGCGTTGTTCGGACTGTCGCCAGCCACGGCCGATGCAGCGTGGCCGGAGAAGCCGGTCGAGGTCATCGTGCCCTTCGGACCGGGCGGCAGTTCGGATCTTCTGGCGCGGCTCGTCCAGCAGTCGGCCCTGGAGAACGAACTCATCCCGCAGCCGATTACCGTGATCAACCAGAAGGGCCATTTCTCCGTCGGCGCCACACAGGTGAAGAATGCCGAGCCCGACGGCTACACCTTCCTGGTCCTGCACATCGCGCTGCTGGCCGGCGAGGTCATCGATCCGGGCAAGGGCCTGAGCTATCGCGACTTCGAGCCGGTGGCGCTCACCGGCGGGTTCTGCCTGTATCCGGTCGTTCCGGACAACTCGAAGTACCAGTCCCTCGATGAACTGATGGCGGATGCCCAGGAGAACCCGAACTCGATCCTTCTGGGCGTGAACATCGGCGCCATCAACCACATGGCCGGCGTCATGCTCGAGCAGACCCGCCCGGGCGCCAAATTCCGCTTCGTCCAGATCGGCGGCGGTGCGGAGAACTATGCGGCGCTGAAGGGCGAGCAGACCCAGGTCGCGGTGCTTTCCGATTCCGAATATCAGAATTTCAAGAGCGGCGGCGTGCGGGCCCTGGGCTACACCGGCCCGGAGCGGTCCACCGGCTCCCCCGACGTGCCGACCGTGCGCGAGCTCGGCTATGAATTCGACTTCTGCGTCGACAGCTACTGGTTCGCCCCCAAGGGCACGCCGGCCGAAGCGGTCGAGGGCATGGCCGACATGCTCGAGAAGGCCATGGCCACCGATACGGTCAAGCAGGGCATGGAGCGGCTCAACCTCTCGACCAACTACATGCGCGGCGAAGAGTTCGAGGCCCGGCTCAACGAAACCTTCGAGCGGATCGAGCCGGTCGCCGAAGCGGCCCGGCCGCAGCAGTGA